Proteins from one Mesorhizobium sp. M9A.F.Ca.ET.002.03.1.2 genomic window:
- a CDS encoding TonB-dependent siderophore receptor — translation MKPLLAGAAIALIPPMTVFAQQDNVQLEPVVVEGEAGDSATGPVDGVVAKKTKTGSKTATELTEIPQSVSVIGRQEIDDQGAQKADEALRYTAGVFAQPFGPDSDTNWLFIRGFQATATGVYMDGLQLFSYGFGGFYVDSFGLERIEVLKGPASVLYGGSNPGGIINYVSKRPDGRQRYVETGVNDAGNVYLGFDIGDVAKDGVVSYRVNGRVAGGDTYSDLQDGWRGFISPSIIWQPDEQTRLTVLANFSHIDETHNGGGFLPYQGTVTDRIVDGVNFGRIDPDANFTEPDIDLYKREQGSIGYEFEHTFDNDWTVRSNMRFDAASIDEVSVYPNGWARDADPTASPTELNRINFGHDSDVMTFLSDLQIEGKVETGPVEHTLLAGLDYKYYNIDHVQSSGLYDPDNANPIDAFDPIYGSPLTPRVSYLNQDLTQKQLGFYVQDQLRFGDGWLVTLNGRYDRAWLEADNRPTYYSPASSTESRTGGDFSGRAGLAYEFGNGLTPYASIATFFNPIIGTDANGDLFKPEEGVQYEVGIKYEPTFIDGLFTLSLFDLTRQNVAMASDTDPFAQVQADEIRSRGVELEGKVNVTEDLRVTAALTAYDIDFTKSDDPDLIGKTPFIVPEVMASASVDYTFRGDWYDGISIGAGVRHIGSSWADNDNKWKVPAVTLADLKLGYEKENWGVDLNITNLFDKTYVASCQTLVTCSYGEGRSFKLKAHTTW, via the coding sequence ATGAAGCCGCTCCTGGCAGGCGCCGCTATCGCTTTGATCCCGCCCATGACCGTGTTCGCGCAGCAGGACAACGTCCAGCTCGAACCCGTGGTGGTCGAGGGCGAGGCCGGCGACAGCGCGACCGGACCGGTCGACGGCGTCGTCGCCAAGAAGACCAAGACCGGCTCCAAGACCGCGACCGAACTCACCGAAATTCCGCAATCCGTCTCGGTGATCGGCCGGCAGGAAATCGACGATCAGGGCGCGCAGAAGGCCGACGAAGCGCTGCGATACACCGCCGGTGTTTTCGCGCAGCCCTTCGGCCCCGACAGCGACACCAACTGGCTGTTCATCCGCGGCTTCCAGGCGACCGCCACCGGCGTCTACATGGATGGATTGCAGCTGTTCAGCTACGGCTTCGGCGGCTTTTATGTCGATTCCTTCGGGCTCGAGCGCATCGAGGTGCTGAAAGGCCCCGCCTCCGTGCTCTATGGCGGCAGCAATCCGGGCGGCATCATCAACTATGTCAGCAAGCGTCCTGACGGCAGGCAGCGATATGTCGAGACCGGCGTCAACGACGCCGGCAATGTCTATCTCGGCTTCGATATCGGCGACGTGGCCAAGGACGGCGTGGTCAGCTACCGCGTCAACGGCCGCGTCGCCGGCGGCGACACCTATAGCGACCTGCAGGATGGCTGGCGCGGTTTTATTTCGCCCAGCATTATCTGGCAGCCCGACGAGCAGACCCGGCTGACGGTCCTGGCCAATTTCAGCCATATCGACGAGACCCACAATGGTGGCGGTTTCCTGCCCTATCAGGGAACGGTGACGGACCGGATCGTCGACGGCGTGAACTTTGGCCGTATCGACCCCGACGCGAATTTCACCGAGCCTGATATCGATCTCTACAAGCGCGAACAGGGCTCGATCGGCTACGAGTTCGAGCACACTTTCGACAATGACTGGACGGTGCGTTCCAACATGCGCTTCGACGCGGCATCCATCGACGAGGTCAGCGTCTATCCCAATGGCTGGGCCAGAGATGCGGACCCCACAGCCAGTCCCACTGAGCTCAACCGTATCAACTTCGGCCACGACAGCGACGTCATGACATTCCTGTCCGATTTGCAGATCGAGGGCAAGGTTGAGACCGGCCCCGTCGAACACACGCTGCTGGCGGGCCTCGACTACAAATATTACAACATCGACCACGTCCAGTCGTCTGGCCTCTACGACCCCGACAATGCCAATCCCATCGATGCGTTCGACCCTATCTACGGCTCGCCGCTGACGCCGCGCGTCAGCTATCTCAACCAGGACCTGACGCAAAAACAGCTCGGCTTCTACGTCCAGGACCAGTTGCGCTTTGGCGATGGCTGGCTGGTGACGCTGAACGGCCGCTATGACCGCGCCTGGCTCGAAGCCGACAACCGCCCGACCTACTACAGCCCGGCCTCCAGCACCGAGAGCAGGACCGGCGGCGATTTCTCCGGCCGCGCCGGTCTCGCTTATGAATTCGGCAACGGCCTCACCCCCTATGCCAGCATCGCCACCTTCTTCAATCCGATCATCGGAACCGACGCGAATGGCGATCTGTTCAAGCCGGAAGAGGGCGTGCAGTACGAGGTCGGCATCAAATATGAGCCGACCTTCATCGACGGCCTGTTCACCCTGTCGCTCTTCGACCTGACGCGCCAGAATGTGGCCATGGCAAGCGACACCGACCCGTTTGCCCAGGTCCAGGCCGATGAGATACGTTCGCGCGGTGTTGAGCTCGAAGGCAAGGTCAACGTCACCGAGGATCTCAGGGTGACTGCGGCGCTGACCGCCTATGATATCGACTTCACCAAGAGCGACGACCCCGACCTGATCGGCAAGACACCTTTCATCGTGCCCGAAGTCATGGCCTCGGCATCCGTCGACTACACCTTCCGCGGCGATTGGTATGACGGCATCTCGATTGGCGCCGGCGTGCGTCATATCGGCTCCTCCTGGGCCGATAACGACAACAA